The following coding sequences lie in one Arachis ipaensis cultivar K30076 chromosome B05, Araip1.1, whole genome shotgun sequence genomic window:
- the LOC110271771 gene encoding glutathione S-transferase T1-like, protein MLKVKVYADHMSQPSHAILIFCKVNGIEFDEIKVEISKRQQLSPKFAAINPFKKLPAIVNGRFKLFERMYGVALELDSHQIMLLLLWIVWWQGRMLLQEGTLMPLREQHIGKRYSSFSIIIFYFNSYCFLFYLFN, encoded by the exons atgtTGAAGGTGAAGGTGTATGCGGACCACATGTCCCAACCATCTCATGCCATTCTTATCTTCTGCAA AGTTAATGGAATAGAATTCGACGAGATTAAAGTTGAAATCTCCAAAAGACAGCAGTTATCTCCTAAATTTGCAG CTATCAACCCTTTCAAGAAACTCCCTGCTATTGTTAATGGAAGGTTCAAGCTATTCGAGAG GATGTATGGTGTGGCCCTGGAATTGGACTCGCATCAGATCATGCTTCTGCTTCTGTGGATTGTGTGGTGGCAAGGAAGAATGCTTCTTCAAGAAGGAACCTTGATGCCGTTGAGAGAGCAACACATAGGGAAGAGGTATTCTtctttctccatcatcatcttctACTTCAATTCTTactgttttcttttttatttatttaattga
- the LOC107642990 gene encoding ATP-dependent zinc metalloprotease FTSH 12, chloroplastic-like, which produces MTVLDCLIDQRLYIGLPDAKQRVQVFGVHSSGKQLAEDVDFEKLVFRTVGFSGADIRNLVNEAAIMMVRKGHSKISQQDIVDVLDKQLLEGMGVLLILNNKINQQLF; this is translated from the exons ATGACAGTTCTTGATTGTTTAATTGATCAAAGACTATACATTGGTTTGCCTGATGCGAAGCAAAGAGTCCAAGTTTTTGGTGTGCATAGTTCTGGAAAGCAACTTGCAGAGGatgttgattttgaaaag CTTGTCTTCCGAACTGTTGGATTCTCAGGAGCAGATATAAGAAACCTTGTCAATGAAGCAGCAATAATGATG GTGAGGAAAGGGCATTCAAAAATTTCCCAGCAGGACATTGTTGATGTATTAGATAAACAACTGCTTGAGGGTATGGGTGTGCTTCTCattttaaataacaaaataaatcaacaacttTTTTAA